From the genome of Ectobacillus sp. JY-23, one region includes:
- a CDS encoding carbon starvation CstA family protein, with product MKSIKSIVLWGIISALGAAGFAVLALNRGESINAIWLLVAAVSVYAVAYRFYSKFIAQKVFQLDDNRKTPAELMNDGKDYVPTNKWVLFGHHFAAIAGAGPLVGPILAAQMGYLPGTLWIVVGVVLAGAVQDFIILFASTRRNGKSLGEMIKEEIGPVTGLIAMVGILGIMIILLAVLALVVVKALVGSPWGMFTIAATIPIAFFMGVYMRYMRPGRVGEGSIIGVILLLLSIVGGQYVAETPELAKLFTFKGETIALMLIAYGFIASALPVWLLLAPRDYLSTFLKIGTIVGLAIGILVVAPNLEMPAVSKFIDGTGPVFAGNLFPFLFITIACGAVSGFHALVSSGTTPKMMERESHARPIGYGAMLMESFVAIMALIAACVLTPGTYFAINSAPALIGTDVAQAAKTVTSWGFTITPDDLTNLAKNVGEETILSRTGGAPTLAIGMALIFSKVIGGKALMAFWYHFAILFEALFILTTIDAGTRVGRFMIQDIMGNVYKPLGRTDSTLSNIIATALCVFGWGYFLYQGVIDPLGGINTLWPLFGIANQMLAGIALLVGTTILFKMGKKAYVWVTLVPTTWILVVTMTAGYQKLFHENPKIGFLSHAKVFQTALDKGTVLAPAKNTAQMKQIITNDYVDAALCAFFMIVVLAVLLSAARIWVKVLRNQVVEMKESPYVARNEEGTRNYA from the coding sequence TTGAAAAGTATAAAGTCTATTGTATTATGGGGAATCATTTCTGCACTTGGTGCAGCGGGATTTGCAGTATTGGCATTGAACCGCGGAGAAAGTATTAATGCCATTTGGTTGCTTGTTGCAGCTGTATCTGTTTATGCAGTTGCCTATCGTTTTTATAGTAAGTTTATCGCGCAAAAAGTTTTTCAATTAGATGATAACCGAAAAACACCGGCTGAACTAATGAACGATGGAAAAGATTATGTTCCCACAAATAAATGGGTATTATTTGGTCATCACTTTGCAGCAATCGCGGGAGCTGGACCGCTTGTAGGCCCCATTTTAGCAGCGCAGATGGGCTATTTACCTGGCACACTTTGGATTGTTGTCGGCGTAGTATTGGCAGGTGCTGTACAAGATTTTATTATTCTCTTTGCGTCTACAAGACGAAATGGAAAGTCTCTTGGGGAAATGATTAAAGAGGAAATTGGTCCTGTAACCGGCTTGATTGCAATGGTGGGTATTTTAGGAATTATGATTATTTTATTAGCGGTACTGGCGCTGGTTGTTGTAAAAGCATTGGTGGGAAGTCCTTGGGGAATGTTTACAATCGCAGCCACAATCCCTATCGCATTCTTTATGGGAGTTTACATGCGCTACATGAGACCCGGGCGCGTTGGGGAAGGCTCTATCATTGGTGTTATTTTACTTTTATTATCTATTGTAGGCGGGCAATATGTCGCGGAAACACCTGAGCTTGCAAAGTTGTTTACATTTAAAGGTGAAACCATCGCACTTATGCTGATCGCATATGGATTTATCGCATCTGCTTTACCGGTTTGGCTCCTTTTAGCACCACGTGATTACTTAAGCACCTTTTTAAAAATTGGTACCATTGTAGGTTTAGCAATCGGCATTTTAGTTGTTGCACCAAACTTGGAAATGCCGGCTGTATCCAAGTTTATTGATGGAACCGGTCCTGTATTTGCTGGCAACTTGTTTCCGTTCTTGTTCATTACAATTGCCTGTGGCGCTGTTTCCGGTTTCCATGCATTGGTTTCTTCAGGTACAACACCGAAGATGATGGAACGTGAATCACACGCTCGTCCGATTGGATACGGTGCGATGCTTATGGAATCTTTTGTGGCCATTATGGCTCTCATTGCCGCATGTGTACTAACACCTGGTACATATTTTGCAATTAACAGCGCTCCAGCTTTGATTGGTACAGATGTGGCGCAAGCTGCGAAAACAGTAACGTCATGGGGCTTTACAATCACACCGGATGATCTAACAAATCTGGCGAAGAATGTAGGAGAAGAAACCATTCTTTCTCGTACGGGAGGGGCACCAACCCTGGCAATTGGTATGGCACTTATTTTTTCTAAAGTAATTGGCGGAAAAGCATTAATGGCATTTTGGTATCACTTTGCAATCCTGTTTGAAGCATTGTTTATTTTAACGACAATCGATGCAGGAACGCGTGTAGGACGCTTTATGATTCAAGATATCATGGGAAATGTGTACAAGCCGCTTGGTCGAACAGATTCAACCTTATCAAATATTATTGCCACGGCGCTATGCGTATTTGGGTGGGGCTACTTCCTTTATCAAGGCGTTATTGATCCGCTTGGTGGGATTAACACATTGTGGCCATTGTTTGGAATTGCAAATCAAATGCTAGCTGGTATTGCCTTGCTTGTGGGTACAACAATTCTATTTAAAATGGGTAAGAAGGCCTATGTATGGGTGACGCTTGTTCCAACAACCTGGATTCTCGTTGTAACGATGACAGCTGGCTATCAAAAGCTGTTTCATGAAAATCCTAAGATTGGTTTCTTATCTCATGCCAAGGTATTCCAAACTGCTTTGGACAAAGGAACGGTATTAGCACCAGCGAAAAATACGGCGCAGATGAAGCAGATTATTACCAATGATTATGTAGATGCCGCGTTATGTG
- a CDS encoding LytTR family DNA-binding domain-containing protein, with amino-acid sequence MKVLVVSEVPEHKLEIERAFQRGEVKASFVEAKVGIEAIKAAKRYEPDFLFLDVHVSDESGLEIAELLHQLNLQANIILMGNKVDYAIEAFRLRAFYYLLQPFHEDDLEYLVYLMRKEHLRWCRALSHKLPIEEQDGIAYISPQNIIYVSKNKENKTVSIYTKEGHFTSTYTLQELEEKLHVHQFLRVHKSYLVNLPYIKALKPYYNGTYNLYTEYYSEPIPVSRNYVRILRNKLEI; translated from the coding sequence ATGAAGGTTTTGGTTGTAAGTGAAGTACCTGAGCATAAGTTGGAGATTGAACGTGCATTTCAACGCGGTGAGGTAAAGGCAAGCTTTGTGGAAGCGAAGGTAGGTATAGAAGCTATTAAAGCAGCAAAGCGTTATGAACCGGATTTTCTATTTTTAGATGTCCATGTTTCAGACGAAAGCGGTCTCGAAATTGCTGAGTTGCTGCATCAACTCAATTTACAGGCAAATATTATTTTAATGGGAAATAAAGTAGATTATGCAATAGAAGCCTTTCGACTTCGGGCATTTTATTATTTGCTACAACCATTTCATGAGGACGATCTAGAGTATCTCGTATATTTAATGCGTAAAGAACATCTTCGTTGGTGTCGTGCTCTTAGTCATAAGCTACCGATTGAAGAACAGGACGGTATTGCTTATATATCACCGCAAAATATCATTTATGTAAGTAAAAATAAAGAAAACAAGACGGTTTCCATTTATACAAAAGAGGGCCACTTTACTTCTACTTATACGCTACAGGAGTTGGAAGAAAAACTTCATGTACACCAATTCCTGCGAGTGCATAAAAGCTATTTGGTTAACTTGCCCTATATAAAGGCGTTAAAGCCTTACTATAATGGAACGTACAATTTATATACGGAATACTATAGTGAACCTATTCCGGTCAGTCGAAATTATGTGCGTATTTTGCGAAATAAATTAGAGATATAA
- a CDS encoding MFS transporter, protein MKQTGISKRKLLGVAGLGWLFDAMDVGLLSFVIAALQKDWNLSVQQMGWIGSINSIGMAVGALVFGLLADKIGRKGVFIITLLLFSVGSGLSALAPTLSVFLVLRFLIGMGLGGELPVASTLVSESVQASERGRVVVLLESFWAGGWLVAALIAYFIIPHYGWKAAMLISALPAFYALYLRLNLPDSPRFEGAVQKQSAWEKIQIVWSSTYVRPTIMLWILWFCVVFSYYGMFLWLPSVMVLKGFSLIKSFEYVLIMTLAQLPGYFTAAWLIERAGRKFVLVSYLLGTAASAYFFGAAESLAMLITAGAFLSFFNLGAWGALYAYTPEQYPTAVRGTGAGMAASFGRIGGILGPLLIGYLVARNASITFIFTIFCIAILIGALSVLFLGKETKQQELV, encoded by the coding sequence ATGAAACAAACAGGAATCTCCAAGCGCAAGCTGCTTGGTGTAGCAGGACTCGGCTGGTTATTTGATGCAATGGATGTGGGGCTCTTGTCTTTTGTTATTGCGGCTCTGCAAAAGGATTGGAACTTAAGTGTGCAACAGATGGGCTGGATTGGAAGTATCAATTCGATTGGCATGGCTGTTGGTGCACTTGTCTTTGGACTATTGGCAGATAAAATTGGTCGCAAAGGGGTCTTTATTATTACCTTGTTGCTGTTTTCAGTGGGAAGCGGTCTATCAGCACTAGCGCCAACATTATCTGTCTTCCTTGTACTAAGATTTCTAATCGGTATGGGGCTTGGCGGAGAATTACCAGTTGCATCTACACTGGTTTCGGAAAGTGTACAAGCAAGTGAGCGCGGGAGAGTGGTAGTCCTTTTAGAAAGCTTTTGGGCGGGCGGTTGGTTAGTGGCTGCATTAATTGCTTATTTTATTATTCCGCATTACGGGTGGAAGGCAGCTATGCTCATCAGTGCGCTGCCAGCCTTTTATGCATTATATTTAAGGCTGAACCTGCCAGACTCTCCGCGCTTTGAAGGTGCAGTTCAGAAGCAATCTGCCTGGGAAAAGATACAAATTGTTTGGTCATCCACATATGTAAGACCAACAATTATGCTTTGGATTCTATGGTTTTGTGTGGTGTTTTCTTACTACGGCATGTTTTTGTGGCTACCGAGTGTTATGGTCCTAAAAGGATTTAGCTTAATTAAGAGTTTTGAGTATGTCTTAATTATGACACTTGCCCAGCTTCCTGGTTACTTTACAGCTGCTTGGCTCATTGAGCGTGCTGGTCGTAAATTTGTACTAGTTTCTTATTTATTGGGTACAGCTGCAAGTGCTTATTTTTTCGGTGCCGCGGAATCACTAGCTATGCTCATTACAGCAGGAGCATTTTTATCTTTCTTTAACTTAGGTGCATGGGGCGCTTTATATGCGTATACACCAGAGCAGTATCCTACAGCTGTGCGTGGGACAGGAGCAGGTATGGCAGCTTCTTTTGGACGAATCGGTGGCATATTGGGACCTCTCTTAATTGGTTATTTAGTTGCCCGAAACGCATCAATTACCTTTATCTTTACTATCTTCTGTATCGCAATTTTAATCGGAGCACTATCTGTGTTGTTTTTAGGGAAGGAAACGAAACAACAAGAGCTTGTATAA
- a CDS encoding GntR family transcriptional regulator: MNKRKSMEQVVYETIKTAILAREIAPGTQLVENTISDKLKVSRTPIRNAIKKLQEEGLVTMVPNRGAFVMQPTRAEIMQAFEFRTELECMAVPLALQHVTKQDIAELKEMMIGEREAYKEKDILTYITINKAFHLFLAKRTGNKFLIETLDTLLRKINIYLILYGVFNYVSLDEVTNLQDHERMITFIEQKEGEALQYLIRMHLQTSLHELEIDKLQYKALEDIL, from the coding sequence ATGAATAAGCGAAAATCCATGGAACAAGTAGTGTACGAAACAATTAAAACGGCTATCTTAGCTCGAGAGATTGCACCTGGTACACAATTGGTTGAGAATACAATTTCCGATAAATTAAAAGTAAGCAGAACGCCAATTCGAAATGCAATTAAAAAGCTGCAGGAGGAAGGGCTTGTGACAATGGTTCCCAATCGAGGAGCTTTTGTCATGCAGCCTACACGTGCAGAGATTATGCAAGCGTTTGAATTTCGAACGGAGTTAGAGTGTATGGCAGTACCGCTTGCCCTGCAGCATGTAACCAAGCAGGACATTGCGGAGTTAAAAGAAATGATGATAGGAGAAAGAGAAGCTTATAAAGAAAAAGACATTTTAACATATATTACAATTAATAAAGCATTTCATTTATTCCTTGCAAAAAGAACAGGAAACAAGTTTCTTATTGAGACGTTAGATACATTGCTTAGGAAAATAAATATATATTTAATCTTGTATGGTGTATTCAACTATGTAAGCCTAGATGAAGTTACAAATTTACAGGATCATGAGAGAATGATTACGTTTATTGAACAAAAAGAGGGTGAAGCGTTGCAATATTTAATACGCATGCACCTGCAAACAAGTTTGCATGAGCTTGAAATTGATAAACTGCAATATAAGGCTTTAGAGGATATTTTGTAG
- the rfbD gene encoding dTDP-4-dehydrorhamnose reductase: MRVVVTGAKGQLGQDVVEQLQQGDYTIYALDRESLDITDEQAVQTYMDEVKPDVILHCAAYTNVDQAESDQENAYRVNALGAKYLAKAAQRHNAKILYVSTDYVFNGTATAPYEVDEPTAPLGVYGETKLAGENFVQQITDKHFIVRTAWVFGTKGNNFVKTMIRLGKERGEIGVVHDQVGSPTYTVDLARFMIELMQSEAYGIYHATNEGVCSWYEFAQEIFRQAGMDVKVSPLTTEQFPRPAQRPKYSVLSKKRITSEGFTPFREWQQALAAYLEEAGQKN; encoded by the coding sequence ATGAGAGTTGTTGTAACGGGAGCAAAAGGTCAATTAGGTCAGGATGTAGTCGAGCAGTTGCAGCAAGGAGATTATACAATTTACGCATTAGACCGTGAATCTCTTGATATTACAGATGAACAGGCTGTGCAAACGTATATGGATGAAGTAAAGCCTGATGTAATTCTGCACTGTGCCGCGTATACAAATGTCGATCAAGCGGAAAGCGATCAAGAGAATGCATATCGTGTAAATGCTTTGGGTGCAAAATATTTAGCTAAAGCAGCGCAAAGGCATAATGCTAAAATACTATATGTAAGTACGGACTATGTTTTTAACGGTACAGCAACGGCACCATATGAAGTAGATGAGCCTACAGCACCGCTTGGTGTATATGGGGAAACTAAGCTTGCTGGTGAAAACTTTGTACAGCAAATAACGGACAAGCATTTTATTGTACGTACTGCATGGGTATTTGGCACAAAAGGGAATAACTTTGTGAAAACGATGATTCGCTTGGGCAAAGAACGCGGTGAGATAGGTGTTGTTCATGACCAAGTAGGTTCTCCCACATATACAGTTGATTTAGCACGCTTTATGATTGAGCTCATGCAATCTGAAGCTTATGGCATTTACCATGCCACGAATGAAGGCGTATGTTCTTGGTACGAGTTTGCACAAGAAATCTTTAGACAGGCAGGTATGGATGTGAAGGTATCTCCGCTTACTACGGAGCAATTTCCGCGTCCGGCGCAGCGTCCGAAGTATTCTGTGCTGAGCAAGAAGCGTATCACAAGTGAAGGCTTTACGCCGTTTAGAGAATGGCAACAAGCGCTTGCTGCTTATTTAGAAGAAGCAGGACAGAAGAACTGA
- the rfbB gene encoding dTDP-glucose 4,6-dehydratase — translation MKLLVTGGAGFIGSNFVRYMVNKYPQYHIVNLDALTYAGNLENLKDIEDASNYTFVKGDIADRDFINALFEEYKFDYVLNFAAESHVDRSITNPDIFVRTNVQGTQVLLDAAKNIGVKKYLQVSTDEVYGTLGETGYFTEETPLAANSPYSASKAGADLLVRAYNETFGLPVNITRCSNNYGPFHFPEKLIPLMIINALHDKQLPIYGDGLNVRDWLHVEDHCQAIDLVLHKGRDGEVYNVGGNNERTNIEIVKTILAHLNKPESLIKFVEDRLGHDRRYAIDATKLRTELGWEPKYNFDTGIEQTIQWYLDNKDWWENIISGEYQEYFETQYGKKLEAE, via the coding sequence ATGAAATTACTAGTAACAGGCGGCGCAGGCTTTATCGGCAGTAACTTTGTACGCTATATGGTAAATAAATACCCTCAGTATCATATCGTGAACTTAGATGCGTTAACATATGCAGGTAACTTAGAGAATTTAAAAGACATTGAAGATGCTTCAAACTATACATTTGTTAAAGGTGATATCGCAGATCGCGATTTCATCAACGCTTTGTTTGAAGAGTATAAATTTGATTATGTATTAAACTTTGCGGCAGAATCTCATGTAGATAGAAGTATTACAAATCCAGATATTTTCGTGCGCACAAACGTGCAAGGCACACAAGTATTGTTAGATGCAGCGAAAAATATCGGTGTAAAGAAATATCTACAGGTTTCTACTGATGAAGTATATGGCACGTTAGGTGAAACAGGTTACTTTACAGAGGAAACACCACTTGCAGCAAACAGCCCATACAGCGCGAGTAAGGCTGGTGCAGATTTGTTAGTACGTGCATACAATGAAACATTCGGCTTGCCGGTAAACATTACGCGTTGCTCTAACAACTATGGCCCGTTCCATTTCCCAGAGAAGCTGATCCCATTGATGATTATCAATGCGCTTCATGACAAGCAGCTTCCTATTTACGGAGATGGATTAAACGTTCGCGATTGGTTACATGTAGAAGATCATTGCCAAGCAATTGACTTGGTTCTTCACAAAGGCCGCGATGGTGAAGTGTACAACGTAGGTGGTAACAATGAGCGTACAAACATTGAGATTGTAAAGACAATTTTGGCACACTTGAACAAACCTGAATCTCTTATCAAATTCGTAGAAGATCGTCTTGGTCACGATCGTCGCTATGCAATTGATGCAACAAAATTGCGTACAGAGCTTGGTTGGGAGCCAAAATATAACTTTGACACAGGTATCGAGCAAACAATTCAGTGGTACTTAGATAACAAAGACTGGTGGGAAAACATCATCTCCGGTGAGTATCAAGAGTACTTTGAAACACAATATGGGAAGAAGTTAGAGGCTGAGTAA
- the rfbC gene encoding dTDP-4-dehydrorhamnose 3,5-epimerase, with protein MNIVKTKIEDVVILEPKVFGDHRGYFMESYNKDLFEQLGLTQDFIQDNQSLSVPVGTLRGLHFQLNPKAQTKVVRCVTGAIYDVAVDIRKGSPTYGQWVGVILSEHNKRQLVVPKGFAHGFCTLVPNTTVAYKVDEYYSPEHDAGILWNDPALSIDWPASNPILSEKDTKHPVLAEAEINFVYEK; from the coding sequence ATGAATATTGTCAAAACAAAAATTGAGGACGTAGTCATTTTAGAACCAAAGGTTTTTGGTGACCATCGCGGTTATTTTATGGAAAGCTATAACAAAGACCTGTTTGAACAATTAGGGCTGACCCAGGATTTTATCCAAGATAATCAATCCCTGTCTGTACCGGTCGGCACATTACGTGGCTTGCATTTTCAGTTAAATCCGAAGGCACAGACAAAAGTAGTGCGCTGTGTAACAGGAGCGATTTATGATGTGGCAGTTGATATTCGCAAAGGCTCTCCTACTTATGGTCAATGGGTAGGTGTAATTTTGAGTGAGCATAACAAGCGTCAGCTTGTTGTACCAAAAGGTTTTGCGCACGGCTTCTGCACATTGGTACCTAACACAACAGTTGCCTACAAGGTAGATGAATATTACTCTCCTGAGCATGATGCAGGCATTCTTTGGAACGACCCAGCACTGAGCATTGATTGGCCAGCAAGCAACCCAATTTTATCGGAAAAAGACACAAAGCATCCTGTATTAGCAGAAGCAGAGATTAACTTCGTATACGAGAAATAG